Proteins encoded in a region of the Thiovulum sp. ES genome:
- a CDS encoding Flagellar biosynthesis protein FliQ (PFAM: Bacterial export proteins, family 3~TIGRFAM: flagellar biosynthetic protein FliQ) has protein sequence MENELIKLGIETFKLALFLGLPTLLTGMLLGLAVSIFQATTQINEMTLSFIPKIIGVVIVMILTMPWMLNLTVEFSERMFNYIPKFVQ, from the coding sequence ATGGAAAATGAGCTGATTAAATTAGGAATAGAGACTTTCAAATTGGCTCTATTCCTAGGTTTGCCAACTCTATTAACTGGTATGTTACTTGGTTTGGCAGTCTCAATTTTTCAAGCAACGACCCAAATTAATGAGATGACCCTCTCTTTTATCCCAAAAATTATTGGTGTTGTTATTGTAATGATCTTAACTATGCCGTGGATGTTAAATCTAACGGTTGAGTTTTCAGAACGAATGTTTAATTACATACCAAAATTTGTGCAATAA
- a CDS encoding Methyl-accepting chemotaxis protein Mcp8 (PFAM: HAMP domain; Methyl-accepting chemotaxis protein (MCP) signaling domain) — protein MSVKFRIIGLSILSVVISVAITTMTAVSSFETTLLESTKENLQANIADKTLFIEKMFNTYKSVASSLAVNEFTKESLLAFRESFGKISDEVKVDEEELNKDLIHHYKTEYISKVNYDVEVNGTKLLKQYLPSSLNGKIAHKIFILDNNANIGEKNDLTFDAKYEYISYMNQHKKYHDNFNKVLKEFEFYDIFLIDKNGDIVYTTYKEKDFATNLRDGVYKLSALGRIFFRTIKSTEGEVIFEDYDYYEPSYNAPASFVSSPIYIDGKLEGVIAFQLPINKIDSLLSSNYFGETDETYIVGSDYKMRTNSRFIEELSSNYLIKKSKSTIGIHEIKNHYIKDALLGNRGTGLQEKNYLGRETILAYDSIKVFDRNWAIISEVAISEGTKETVEVINIVFAISLITGILAIVTMFIFIDKFMSAPLVDIVYTTSGISEGEGDLTQRLHIYRKDEFGEVGGNINSFIARIQDLVNIVKELAERNLSVSRQVIKVSESISQRISSENKTLTSISDSGKTISANLMDTSGKIKESKELISRSNHELIKAKDEVSDLSKKVQGASTNQKELAKRLTLLSDNAQKIRDVLLTIDDIADQTNLLALNAAIEAARAGEYGRGFAVVAFEVTKLAEKTQESLGEVNKIVGTVLDEIRDSAKEMNKSSGQINQLSVISKDADKKITESSENIKESVTLIESTVEVASDATKKTTDIIQKIQQITKLSDENTRSINDMLNTAEELNTSGMKLQDELSLYKS, from the coding sequence ATGTCGGTTAAGTTCAGGATAATTGGGCTTTCAATTTTATCAGTTGTTATTTCTGTAGCGATAACCACCATGACGGCGGTTAGCTCTTTTGAAACAACACTATTAGAAAGCACGAAAGAGAATCTACAAGCAAATATTGCAGATAAAACTCTTTTTATAGAAAAGATGTTTAATACATACAAATCTGTCGCTTCTTCCCTTGCTGTTAATGAGTTTACAAAAGAGAGCCTCTTAGCTTTTAGAGAATCCTTCGGTAAGATTTCTGATGAAGTTAAAGTTGATGAAGAAGAGTTAAATAAAGACCTCATCCATCACTATAAAACAGAATATATTTCAAAAGTAAATTATGATGTTGAGGTAAATGGAACAAAATTACTAAAACAGTATCTTCCTTCGTCTTTAAATGGAAAAATTGCCCACAAAATTTTTATTCTAGATAATAATGCAAATATTGGTGAAAAAAATGATCTAACATTTGACGCAAAGTATGAGTACATCTCATATATGAATCAGCATAAAAAATACCATGATAATTTTAATAAGGTTCTAAAAGAGTTTGAGTTTTACGATATTTTTCTTATTGACAAAAACGGAGATATTGTTTATACAACTTATAAAGAGAAAGACTTTGCAACAAATTTAAGAGATGGTGTTTATAAACTTTCTGCTCTTGGAAGAATATTTTTCCGAACAATTAAATCCACTGAGGGCGAAGTTATTTTTGAAGATTATGATTACTACGAACCATCATACAATGCCCCTGCCTCTTTCGTATCTTCTCCAATTTATATTGACGGAAAATTAGAGGGTGTTATTGCATTCCAACTTCCAATTAATAAGATTGACTCTCTTTTAAGTAGCAATTATTTCGGTGAAACTGATGAGACTTATATTGTTGGCTCAGACTATAAAATGAGAACAAATAGTAGATTTATTGAAGAACTTAGTAGTAATTACTTAATCAAAAAATCGAAATCAACAATTGGTATTCATGAAATTAAAAATCACTATATCAAAGATGCTCTTCTTGGAAATAGAGGAACTGGTCTTCAAGAAAAAAATTATCTCGGTAGAGAAACAATTCTTGCCTACGATTCAATCAAAGTTTTTGATAGAAATTGGGCAATTATTAGTGAAGTTGCTATTTCTGAAGGAACTAAAGAGACAGTTGAAGTTATAAATATTGTTTTTGCAATCTCTTTAATTACAGGAATCCTTGCAATTGTTACAATGTTTATTTTTATTGACAAATTTATGAGTGCACCGCTTGTAGATATTGTTTATACTACATCAGGCATTTCAGAAGGTGAAGGTGATTTAACTCAAAGACTCCATATTTATAGAAAAGACGAATTTGGTGAAGTTGGTGGAAATATCAACAGTTTTATTGCTAGAATTCAAGACCTAGTAAATATAGTTAAAGAGTTGGCAGAAAGAAACTTGAGTGTTTCACGGCAAGTTATAAAAGTTTCGGAGTCAATTTCTCAAAGAATCTCATCTGAAAATAAAACCCTTACAAGTATCTCGGATAGTGGAAAAACAATTTCTGCAAATCTTATGGACACATCTGGAAAAATTAAAGAATCAAAAGAGCTTATCAGTCGTTCAAATCATGAGTTGATCAAAGCAAAAGATGAGGTTTCTGATTTATCGAAAAAAGTCCAAGGTGCTTCTACAAATCAGAAAGAACTTGCTAAGCGACTTACGTTACTTTCAGATAATGCACAAAAAATTAGAGATGTTCTTTTAACAATTGATGATATTGCGGATCAAACAAATCTTCTTGCATTAAATGCTGCGATTGAAGCTGCTCGTGCTGGTGAATATGGTCGAGGATTTGCAGTTGTTGCTTTTGAAGTTACAAAACTTGCTGAAAAAACTCAAGAAAGTCTTGGCGAAGTTAATAAAATTGTTGGAACTGTTCTTGATGAAATCCGAGATAGTGCAAAAGAGATGAACAAAAGTTCTGGTCAAATCAATCAACTTTCCGTAATTTCAAAAGATGCAGATAAGAAAATTACAGAGTCTTCAGAAAATATCAAAGAGTCTGTTACACTTATTGAATCAACAGTTGAAGTTGCGAGTGATGCTACAAAAAAGACAACTGATATTATTCAGAAAATTCAACAAATCACAAAACTTTCAGATGAAAATACAAGAAGTATTAATGATATGTTGAATACAGCGGAAGAGTTAAATACAAGTGGTATGAAACTCCAAGATGAACTCTCACTCTACAAAAGTTAA
- a CDS encoding ATP-grasp enzyme, D-alanine-D-alanine ligase (PFAM: D-ala D-ala ligase C-terminus; D-ala D-ala ligase N-terminus~TIGRFAM: D-alanine--D-alanine ligase) — protein MKFAIVFGGISFEHEISIVSAITLKKVLGGENPLFIFFDFDKDFYLIPEDKMNINFFSSKEYKKEKKLSLNSGFFETKVIFGKEKFSNLKVINLVHGGTGEDGVLFSLLELYDFNVISPRREASVISLNKELTKLYANSIGVETLDYEVLSRKGERILKKLSFPVIIKPLTLGSSLGVSIVEKESELEYALDTAFQYDDMAIAEPFIEGVEEYNIAGTYTTRLVVSNIEKPVKDRILDFDGKYLDFSRSETVQNADIDKNLRKDLIAKFTAIYSDLFHGSVIRCDFFVIDGKVYLNEINSVPGSLSSYLFPDFAEILKSIEIPYKHEIPKSYQYIHQIKKMKGKEL, from the coding sequence ATGAAATTTGCGATAGTTTTTGGTGGTATTAGTTTCGAGCATGAAATTAGTATAGTTAGTGCAATTACTTTAAAAAAAGTTCTTGGAGGGGAAAACCCTCTTTTTATCTTTTTTGATTTTGACAAAGATTTTTATCTAATTCCTGAAGATAAAATGAATATTAATTTTTTCTCTTCAAAAGAGTATAAAAAAGAGAAAAAGCTATCGCTAAACTCTGGTTTTTTTGAGACAAAAGTTATTTTTGGTAAAGAAAAATTCTCGAATTTGAAAGTAATAAATTTGGTTCATGGAGGAACAGGAGAGGACGGTGTTCTTTTTTCACTTCTTGAGCTTTATGATTTCAATGTGATTTCTCCTCGAAGAGAAGCAAGTGTTATTTCTCTAAATAAGGAATTGACAAAACTTTATGCAAATAGTATTGGTGTTGAGACTCTTGATTATGAAGTTCTATCCAGAAAAGGAGAAAGAATCCTAAAAAAACTCTCTTTCCCTGTCATCATCAAACCTTTAACTCTTGGAAGTTCGCTTGGAGTTTCAATTGTTGAAAAAGAGTCTGAATTAGAATATGCACTTGATACAGCTTTTCAATATGATGATATGGCAATTGCAGAACCATTTATCGAAGGTGTTGAAGAGTATAACATCGCTGGAACTTATACAACTAGACTTGTTGTTTCAAATATTGAAAAACCTGTTAAGGACAGAATTCTTGATTTTGACGGGAAATATCTTGATTTTTCTCGTTCTGAAACAGTTCAAAATGCGGATATTGATAAAAATTTGAGAAAAGACCTCATCGCAAAATTTACAGCAATTTACAGTGATCTTTTTCATGGTTCAGTGATTCGTTGTGATTTCTTTGTGATTGATGGAAAAGTATATTTGAATGAGATAAATTCAGTTCCAGGTAGTTTGTCAAGTTATCTTTTTCCAGATTTTGCTGAAATTCTTAAATCAATTGAAATTCCGTACAAACATGAAATTCCAAAGTCGTATCAGTATATTCATCAAATCAAAAAAATGAAAGGCAAAGAGCTTTAA